One Mycolicibacterium fallax genomic window, TTTCGGCCGGCCCCTTAGGGCGCAACGCGCCTGCGGTAGCGGACCTTGGCCGGCCGGGCCAACTGCACGACCATCTTGGAGTGGTCGTTGCGGTAGCTCTCCGGCGGCTGGGACAACTCGAACTCGTACTCGCGCAGCAGCACCGAGAAGATCGCCTTGATCTGCATCTGCGCGAACGCCGCGCCCACGCAGCGGTGCCGGCCCGCCCCGAACGGGATCCAGGTCCAGCGGTTGAGCAGATCCTCCTGGCGCGGCTTCTCGTAGCGGTCCGGGTCGAAGGAGTCCGGGTTCGGGAAGTCCTCGGGGATCCGGTTGGAGATCGCCGGGGTGGCCGCCACCAGGTCGCCCTTGTGGATCGGGTAGCCCTCGACCTCGAACTCGTCCTGGGCCACCCGCATCAGGATGATCAGCGGCGGGTGCAGCCGCAGGGTCTCCTTGAGCACGTTCTCCAGGATCGGAATCTGGCGCAGCGCATGGAAACTCACCTCCTGGCCGTCGGCGTAGAGCTCGTCGAGCTCGGACTGGACCTGGGCGTAGATCTCCGGGTTGCGCAGCAGCTCGATCAGCGTCCACGACGAGGTGCCCGAGCTGGTGTGGTGCCCGGCGAACATCAGCGAGATGAAGATGCCGGTGATCTCGCTGGCCGAGAACCGCGGGGTGCCGTCGTCGCCGGGGATCGAGACCAGCACGTCCAGCATGTCCCGATCGGCCTTGTCCTTGGGCGGGTTGGCGATTCGGTCGTTCATCACGCCCTGGACCAGCTCCACCAGCCCGGCGCGGGCCTCGTCGCGGATCCGGAAGCTCTCGATCGGCAGGTACGGGTCGACGTAGCAGAGCGGATCGGTGCCGCGCTCCAGCAGGTGGTAGTAGTTGGCGAACCGGGAATCGAGCTGGTTGCGGAACTTGGTCCCGATCAG contains:
- a CDS encoding cytochrome P450, with the protein product MTATTKEVPRVSGGEDDEHGHLEEFRTDPIGLMQRVRDECGDVGWFQLAGKKVILVSGAVPNEFFFRAPDSELDQAEAYPFMTPIFGEGVVFDASPERRAEMLHNTALRGEHMKGHATTIEREVRTMIENWGDEGEIDLLEFFAELTIYTSTACLIGTKFRNQLDSRFANYYHLLERGTDPLCYVDPYLPIESFRIRDEARAGLVELVQGVMNDRIANPPKDKADRDMLDVLVSIPGDDGTPRFSASEITGIFISLMFAGHHTSSGTSSWTLIELLRNPEIYAQVQSELDELYADGQEVSFHALRQIPILENVLKETLRLHPPLIILMRVAQDEFEVEGYPIHKGDLVAATPAISNRIPEDFPNPDSFDPDRYEKPRQEDLLNRWTWIPFGAGRHRCVGAAFAQMQIKAIFSVLLREYEFELSQPPESYRNDHSKMVVQLARPAKVRYRRRVAP